The DNA region TCAGCATCCAGTTCCGTCCCCGCGGGGTCGCCTGAACCGTCCGTTCACCCGCCCACCCGTCTTGCCACCCACCCGTCGGGAGCCCAGGCTGACGGGTGGGGGTCGAGGGCCCAGGAGGGCGGCATGCCGAAGGCGGTGAAGTACCACGAGGGCGTCCCGTGCTGGATCGTCCTGACCACCCCGGACCTCGCCCGCGCGGAGCGCTTCTACGGCGCGCTGTTCGGCTGGGAGTTCGTCCCGACCGGCCCCGCCGAAGCGGTCGCCACCCGGTACGGCGCACAGGTCGCGGCGATCACGTCCGGGCCACCGGGCGCCGCGATCACCGCCGCCCAGCAGACGACCCCGCAGCCCGCCGCCTGGACCACCTGCCTCGCCTCCCGCGACCTGAACCGCACCGCCGCCGCCGTCCGGGCCGCCGGCGGCCGGATCGTCCGCGAGCCGTACCAGGTGCCCGACCAGGGCCGGGCCGCGCTCGCCGTCGACCCGCTCGGCGCGCCCTTCGGCCTCTGGCAGGGCGGCGACGTCGACGGCGCCGGACTGGTGAACGAGCCCGGCACCCTCACCTGGAACGAGCACCTCTCCCCAGACCCGGACGCCGCCCGCGCCTTCTACCGCCAGGTCTTCGAGTACGGCTACGACCGCCCGAGGGCGGGCCACACCCTCGCCCGGGTGGCCGGCCTACCCGCCTGCAGCATCGGCCCCGCCGACCCGCCCGGCGCCACCCCCGGCTGGCGCACCCACTTCGGAACGGCCGACACCGACCGCGCCACCGCCGACCTGCGCGCCCTCGGCGGCACCGTCCGCACCGGCCCCGGACCGACCCCCTTCGGCCGCGTGGCGCTGGTCCGGGACGACGCCGGAGCCGAGTTCGTCCTGGTCGCCGTCCCACCCGAGGAGTCGGCGGAGGCCGCCTGAGCCGACTGTCCGTCACGGCCGCTACGGTGACCCCATGAGTTCCTTCCTGACCACCTACCTGACCTGTGTCGAGGACAAGCACACCCTGGCCGGCTGCGCCGACGAGTCCGTACTCGACGAGCTCCTCAGGTACTTCGGCGCCAACCTGGACCGCGCCGACCGGGAGTTCGCCGACCAGATCGCGGACGGCGCCCCCACCGCCCGCGAGGCGCTGCGCGCGGTGGTGTACGGCGGGCCGTTCGACGAGCAGCACGCCTTCCAGTACGGCTACGCGTACGAGCGCCTGTGCAGGACGGACGCGACCGCCCTGGACAACCGCTCCTTCGGTCCCTTCCGCGGCCTGTGGCTGGACGAGGTCGACAAGGGCCTGCGCGCGTACGGCGTCACCGCCGTCTCGGTCTCGGACTTCCAGTACGGCAGCGGCTTCCCCACCGCCCTTCCCTACTGCGCCGAACTGTCCTGCGGCGAGTGGTCGCCCGAGCAGTGCGCGGAGGCGCTCCGGCAGTTCGAGCTCGCCGAACACGAGGTCCGTGCACCCGAGTTGGTCCGCGAGGTGGCCGAGGCCGTCGACGAGGTCGCCGGATGGCTGCGCGCGGCGCGGGAGTTCGAGGACTACGGGATCATCGGCTTCGTCTCCTGAACGGCCTCCGGCCCCCGAGCCGCCCCCGGCCGGCTGCAGCTCCCGGATGACCGCCGCCCGGGTCCGTGCCCTCGGTGCGGTGGTCGCCCGGGTCGGCCTGCGGATCTCCCGCGAACTCGGCTCCGACCGCCAGCCGTCCTGACGCCGCCCGTCACCGGCCCGGAAAGGCGAACGGGGCCCGGCACCCGTGAAGGCGCCGGACCCCGTCCGACCGTGGAGCGCCAGGCCCGGATCGCACGGACTCTTCCCACTGAAAGTGGGACGTGCTCTGGTAGCACCGCTGACGCCTGACGAGAGATCATCTCCCCCGCGACAGGAAGTACAGTACCAGCTCCGTGATCACCCACCGAATCGGAGGCGAACCCGGCATGACGAGCACCCGACCGGAGGCCGTTCCGTACGCGGACGGACGGCTGCTGGACGTCCACCGACCGAGCGCCGCCACCCCCGGGCCCGCCCCGGTCGTGCTGCTCTGGCACGGCTCCGGCCCCGACGAGCGCGACGTGCTGCACACGCTCGCCCAGGAGGCCGCCGGGCTGGGCCTGTTGGTGCTCGTCCCGGACTGGCGCCCCGACCGGGAGGACGGCGGCCGCGCCGACCTGCTCGCCTCGCTCGCCTTCGCCCGCCGCAACGCCGCCGCGTACGGCGGGGATCCGGCGCGCTTCGTGCTGGCCGGCTGGTCGCTCGGCGGCCGGGAGGCCATCGCGGTGGCCACCCACCCGGACACCCCGGCCGAGCTGCGCCCCACCGCCGCCGTCGGCATCGCCTCCGCCTACGGCCGCCCGGCCGCCACCACCGGCGACAGCCCGCTCGACCACCTCGCCAAGGGCCCGTCCCCGGTCCCGATCCGACTGGTGCTGGGCACGGCGGACGAGGTGGTGCCCGCGGAGCTCACCCACCGACTGCTCGCCGTGGTGCCGACCGCCGAGCTGCTCGAACTCCCCACCGATCACGCCGGCGTGGTGATGACCACCTACAGTCCCGAGGCCCGCCGCTGCCTGCCCGCCACCGACCCCGCCACCCTGGCCGCCGGTCGCCGGACCGCCGCCCTCCTGGCCCGGACGGCCGGGATCCTGCCGTAGGAGTGTCACAGCCCACTGGCACCATCGCCGTCATGGACGAGGACGCTTTGATCGAACGGGTCCGGCAGTACGTCGGCCCAGCCGTGCCACCACCGGTCACCGCCGGACAACTCGCCGCCGCCGAGGCCGCGATCGGCTACCGGCTGCCCCCGCTGTTCGCCCGGCTCTACCGCGAGGTGGGCGACGGCGGGTACGGCCCGGACCGCCACCTCTTCTGGCCGCTGCACCGGATCGTGGCGGGCGGCCCGGGCTGGCCGTACGGCGTGCTGGAGTTCCTGGACTGGGGTTGCGGGATGGCCGGCGCCCTCGACTGTCTGGATCCGGACGCGCCCGTCCTGCTGGTCGACTCCAACGACGAGACGGATCCGCTGCGGGCCGATTCCCCCTCACTCGCCCGCTGGTTGACCGCCTGGCTGGACGGACGCGCCTGGTGGGAGGAGGAGGTCATGCTGGCGGGCGAGGGTGAGATGCTCCCGCCCTGGCCCGCTGCCGCCGCCCGCATCGCGCGCCAACGGCCTTGAACGGAGGGTCAGTTACCGGCGACCAGCGCGCGGAGCCCGTAGCCGCGCCGCAGCGCCTCGAGGTCCCGTTGCAGCGGCGGGCGCGGCACGGTGAGCACCGGACA from Kitasatospora cathayae includes:
- a CDS encoding VOC family protein; its protein translation is MPKAVKYHEGVPCWIVLTTPDLARAERFYGALFGWEFVPTGPAEAVATRYGAQVAAITSGPPGAAITAAQQTTPQPAAWTTCLASRDLNRTAAAVRAAGGRIVREPYQVPDQGRAALAVDPLGAPFGLWQGGDVDGAGLVNEPGTLTWNEHLSPDPDAARAFYRQVFEYGYDRPRAGHTLARVAGLPACSIGPADPPGATPGWRTHFGTADTDRATADLRALGGTVRTGPGPTPFGRVALVRDDAGAEFVLVAVPPEESAEAA
- a CDS encoding DUF7691 family protein; this encodes MSSFLTTYLTCVEDKHTLAGCADESVLDELLRYFGANLDRADREFADQIADGAPTAREALRAVVYGGPFDEQHAFQYGYAYERLCRTDATALDNRSFGPFRGLWLDEVDKGLRAYGVTAVSVSDFQYGSGFPTALPYCAELSCGEWSPEQCAEALRQFELAEHEVRAPELVREVAEAVDEVAGWLRAAREFEDYGIIGFVS
- a CDS encoding alpha/beta hydrolase, with amino-acid sequence MTSTRPEAVPYADGRLLDVHRPSAATPGPAPVVLLWHGSGPDERDVLHTLAQEAAGLGLLVLVPDWRPDREDGGRADLLASLAFARRNAAAYGGDPARFVLAGWSLGGREAIAVATHPDTPAELRPTAAVGIASAYGRPAATTGDSPLDHLAKGPSPVPIRLVLGTADEVVPAELTHRLLAVVPTAELLELPTDHAGVVMTTYSPEARRCLPATDPATLAAGRRTAALLARTAGILP